A window from Pseudomonas moraviensis encodes these proteins:
- the rpoH gene encoding RNA polymerase sigma factor RpoH translates to MTNSLQPAYALVPGANLEAYVHTVNSIPLLTPEQERELAESLYYEQDLGAARQMVLAHLRFVVHIARSYSGYGLAQADLIQEGNVGLMKAVKRFNPEMGVRLVSFAVHWIKAEIHEFILRNWRIVKVATTKAQRKLFFNLRSQKKRLAWLNNEEVHRVAESLGVEPREVREMESRLTGHDMAFDPAAEADDDSAFQSPANYLEDHRYDPARQLEDADWSDNSNTNLHEALEVLDERSRDILYQRWLAEEKATLHDLAQKYNVSAERIRQLEKSAMNKLKLSIAA, encoded by the coding sequence ATGACCAATTCTTTGCAACCTGCGTATGCGTTGGTTCCGGGTGCGAACCTGGAAGCTTACGTGCACACCGTCAACAGCATTCCATTGCTGACGCCGGAGCAGGAGCGTGAACTGGCCGAGAGTCTCTACTATGAGCAGGATTTGGGGGCGGCTCGGCAGATGGTGCTCGCCCACCTGCGTTTTGTCGTACACATTGCCCGTAGCTACTCCGGCTACGGTCTGGCTCAGGCTGACCTGATCCAGGAAGGTAACGTGGGCCTGATGAAGGCCGTCAAGCGCTTCAACCCGGAAATGGGTGTGCGTCTGGTATCGTTCGCCGTGCACTGGATCAAGGCGGAAATTCACGAATTCATCCTGCGCAACTGGCGCATTGTGAAAGTCGCGACCACCAAGGCCCAGCGCAAGCTGTTCTTCAACCTGCGCAGCCAGAAGAAACGTCTGGCGTGGCTGAACAACGAGGAAGTCCACCGTGTGGCGGAAAGCCTCGGCGTCGAACCACGTGAAGTGCGCGAGATGGAAAGCCGCCTGACCGGCCATGACATGGCCTTCGACCCGGCTGCGGAAGCCGACGATGACAGCGCTTTCCAGTCGCCGGCCAACTACCTGGAAGACCACCGGTACGACCCGGCGCGTCAGCTGGAAGATGCCGACTGGAGCGACAACTCCAACACCAACCTGCACGAAGCACTGGAAGTGCTGGACGAGCGCAGCCGTGACATCCTCTACCAGCGCTGGCTGGCGGAAGAGAAGGCCACGCTGCACGACCTGGCGCAGAAGTACAACGTGTCGGCCGAGCGAATCCGTCAGCTCGAGAAGAGCGCGATGAACAAGCTCAAGTTGTCGATCGCCGCGTAA
- the ftsX gene encoding permease-like cell division protein FtsX → MSATRSPKVSERVAPKAADPQPQKKKKHDDDDGPDFATLFRAWIESHRASLLDSLRRLGKQPIGSFFTCMVMAVALSLPMGLSLLLNNVERLGGSWQRAAQISLYLQLDASAEQGEALREQIKGMPGVADAEYVGRDQALEEFQQQSGLGEALRELPENPLPGVVLVTPNEVDKPTLEALRQKLSELPKVQQAQLDLVWVERLAAILKLGDRFVFGLTVLLVSALLLVIGNTIRLHIENRRTEIEVIKLVGGTDSYVRRPFLYMGALYGFGAGLLSWGVLAFGLNWLNDAVVGLAGLYGSDFALAGVPVADGLSLLLGAVLLGYIGAWIAVARHLRELAPK, encoded by the coding sequence ATGAGTGCGACACGCAGTCCGAAGGTTTCCGAGCGCGTGGCCCCGAAAGCCGCTGACCCGCAACCGCAGAAGAAGAAAAAGCACGACGATGACGACGGCCCGGACTTCGCTACGCTGTTCCGCGCCTGGATCGAAAGCCATCGCGCCAGCCTGCTCGACAGCCTGCGCCGCCTCGGCAAGCAGCCGATCGGCAGTTTCTTCACCTGCATGGTGATGGCCGTTGCGCTGAGTCTGCCGATGGGGCTTTCGCTGTTGCTCAACAACGTCGAGCGTCTCGGCGGTTCCTGGCAGCGCGCGGCGCAGATTTCCCTGTACCTGCAACTCGATGCCAGCGCGGAACAGGGCGAAGCGCTGCGCGAGCAGATCAAAGGCATGCCCGGCGTCGCGGATGCCGAATATGTCGGCCGCGATCAGGCGCTTGAGGAGTTCCAGCAGCAGTCCGGCCTGGGCGAAGCCCTGCGTGAGTTGCCGGAGAACCCGTTGCCGGGTGTGGTGCTGGTGACACCGAACGAAGTCGACAAGCCGACACTCGAAGCATTAAGACAAAAACTTTCCGAGCTGCCCAAGGTACAACAGGCACAACTTGATCTAGTCTGGGTCGAGCGTCTGGCCGCCATCCTCAAGCTTGGCGACCGCTTTGTCTTCGGTCTGACGGTGTTGTTGGTGTCTGCATTACTTTTGGTGATAGGCAATACCATTCGTCTTCATATTGAAAACCGCCGCACCGAGATAGAAGTGATTAAACTCGTCGGCGGCACTGACAGTTATGTGCGCCGCCCTTTCCTTTATATGGGCGCGTTGTATGGCTTCGGTGCAGGGCTGTTGTCCTGGGGCGTATTGGCGTTCGGCCTGAACTGGCTGAACGATGCGGTGGTTGGACTGGCCGGCTTGTACGGCAGTGATTTCGCCCTGGCCGGCGTGCCAGTGGCCGACGGTCTGTCGCTCTTGCTTGGCGCGGTGCTGTTGGGTTATATCGGTGCATGGATTGCAGTCGCACGTCATCTCAGGGAGCTGGCGCCGAAGTAG
- the ftsE gene encoding cell division ATP-binding protein FtsE, which translates to MIRFEQVGKRYPNGHVGLHELSFRVRRGEFLFVTGHSGAGKSTLLRLLLAMERPTSGKLLLAGQDLSTISNAQIPFLRRQIGVVFQNHQLLFDRTVFNNVALPLQILGLSKAEIAKRVDSALERVALSDKTDLYPGDLSTGQQQRVGIARAIVHRPALLLADEPTGNLDPRLAAEIMGVFEDINRLGTSVLIASHDLALIARMRHRMLTLQRGRLIGDGEAGV; encoded by the coding sequence ATGATTCGTTTCGAACAGGTCGGTAAACGCTACCCGAACGGTCACGTCGGCTTGCATGAGCTGAGCTTTCGAGTCCGTCGTGGCGAGTTCTTGTTTGTCACCGGTCACTCCGGTGCCGGTAAATCCACGCTGTTGCGCCTGTTGCTGGCAATGGAACGGCCGACCAGCGGCAAACTGCTGCTCGCCGGGCAGGACCTGAGCACCATCAGCAACGCGCAGATCCCGTTCCTGCGTCGGCAGATCGGCGTGGTGTTCCAGAATCACCAGTTGCTGTTCGATCGTACGGTGTTCAATAACGTCGCGTTGCCGCTGCAGATTCTCGGCCTGTCCAAGGCTGAGATCGCCAAGCGCGTCGATTCGGCGCTGGAACGCGTGGCGCTGTCGGACAAAACCGATCTGTACCCGGGCGACCTGTCCACTGGTCAACAGCAGCGCGTCGGCATTGCCCGCGCCATCGTCCATCGCCCGGCCTTGCTGCTGGCGGACGAACCGACCGGTAACCTCGACCCGCGACTGGCGGCGGAAATCATGGGCGTGTTCGAAGACATCAACCGTCTGGGCACCAGCGTGCTGATCGCCAGTCACGACCTGGCGCTGATCGCGCGCATGCGTCACCGCATGCTGACCCTGCAACGCGGCCGCTTGATCGGCGACGGGGAGGCCGGGGTATGA
- the ftsY gene encoding signal recognition particle-docking protein FtsY: protein MFGSNDDKKSPAAAGEKKSLFGWLRKKPQEPVVEQPPAIPEPAPAPAPAIEEEPAPIVLPIAEPVLQPEAEAEPETPTAAELPLSPAVEPWLTLPVAEEPVALVEEATPHVTPVIPAPVAEVAAPPVPEPVVEPAPVVAEPVAPVVQPSEPAPAPAPLAAAPVVAPIVPVEAPVETPVEASRSEETKAGFFARLKQGLSKTSASIGEGMASLFLGRKTIDDDLLDDLETRLLTADVGVEATTQIIQRLTQKVARKELADADALYKSLQAELAAMLKPVEQPLKIASQRKPFVILVVGVNGAGKTTTIGKLAKKLQLEGKKVMLAAGDTFRAAAVEQLQVWGERNKIPVIAQHTGADSASVIFDAVQAAKARGIDVLIADTAGRLHTKDNLMEELKKVRRVIGKLDADAPHEVLLVLDAGTGQNAINQAKQFNQTVELTGLALTKLDGTAKGGVIFALAKQFGLPIRYIGVGEGIDDLRTFEAEPFVQALFAERERS, encoded by the coding sequence ATGTTTGGTTCCAACGACGACAAGAAGAGCCCAGCTGCGGCTGGCGAGAAGAAAAGCCTGTTCGGATGGCTGCGGAAAAAACCGCAGGAACCCGTCGTCGAACAGCCGCCCGCGATTCCTGAGCCGGCCCCCGCGCCAGCACCTGCAATAGAAGAAGAGCCGGCGCCGATTGTGCTGCCGATCGCCGAACCGGTGCTGCAACCGGAAGCTGAAGCCGAGCCTGAAACGCCGACCGCTGCCGAGTTGCCGCTGTCGCCCGCCGTTGAGCCGTGGTTGACCCTGCCGGTGGCAGAAGAGCCGGTGGCCCTGGTCGAAGAAGCGACACCGCATGTGACGCCAGTGATTCCTGCGCCGGTTGCCGAGGTGGCTGCGCCGCCTGTGCCTGAACCGGTTGTCGAGCCAGCGCCGGTCGTTGCCGAGCCAGTGGCGCCGGTTGTCCAGCCGTCCGAGCCTGCGCCTGCGCCTGCACCGCTTGCCGCGGCACCAGTTGTCGCTCCGATCGTGCCGGTCGAAGCCCCTGTAGAAACGCCGGTCGAAGCGTCGCGCAGCGAAGAAACCAAAGCCGGTTTCTTCGCCCGCCTCAAGCAAGGCCTGTCGAAGACCAGCGCCAGCATCGGCGAGGGCATGGCCAGCCTGTTCCTCGGCCGCAAGACCATCGACGATGATCTGCTCGACGACCTCGAAACCCGCCTGCTCACCGCCGACGTCGGCGTTGAGGCCACCACGCAGATCATCCAGCGCCTGACCCAGAAGGTTGCGCGCAAGGAACTGGCCGATGCCGACGCCCTGTACAAATCCCTGCAGGCTGAGCTGGCGGCGATGCTCAAGCCGGTTGAACAGCCGCTGAAAATCGCCTCGCAGAGAAAACCTTTCGTGATTCTGGTGGTTGGCGTCAACGGCGCCGGCAAGACCACCACCATCGGCAAACTGGCGAAGAAGCTGCAGCTTGAAGGCAAGAAAGTCATGCTGGCGGCCGGCGATACATTCCGTGCCGCAGCTGTTGAGCAATTGCAGGTGTGGGGCGAGCGCAACAAGATCCCGGTGATCGCCCAGCACACCGGCGCCGATTCGGCTTCGGTGATCTTCGACGCCGTGCAAGCGGCCAAGGCCCGTGGCATCGACGTGCTGATCGCTGACACCGCCGGGCGCCTGCACACCAAAGACAACCTGATGGAAGAGCTGAAAAAGGTTCGCCGGGTGATCGGCAAGCTCGACGCGGACGCGCCGCACGAAGTGCTGCTGGTCCTCGACGCCGGCACTGGCCAGAACGCCATCAACCAGGCCAAGCAATTCAACCAGACCGTCGAACTGACCGGCCTGGCGCTGACCAAACTCGATGGCACCGCCAAGGGCGGGGTGATTTTCGCCCTGGCCAAGCAGTTCGGTTTGCCGATCCGCTATATCGGCGTCGGTGAAGGCATCGACGATTTGCGCACCTTTGAAGCCGAACCCTTTGTCCAGGCACTGTTTGCCGAGCGGGAGCGTTCATGA
- a CDS encoding M16 family metallopeptidase has translation MNALARRAAGLLLSAVCLPLSALAADPQPTHEFTLDNGLKVVVREDHRAPVVVSQIWYKVGSSYETPGQTGLSHALEHMMFKGSEKVGPGEASLILRDLGAEENAFTSDDFTAYYQVLARDRLGVAFELEADRMANLRLPADEFAKEIEVIKEERRLRTDDKPMSKAYERYKAMAYPASGYHTPTIGWMADLERMKVEELRHWYQSWYAPNNATLVVVGDVTPDEVKTLAQRYFGPVAKREVPPAKKPLELAEPGERQITLRVQTQLPSLMLGFNVPSIATAEDKRSVNALRLISALLDGGYSGRIPTQLERGEELVSGGSSDYDAYTRGDSLFTLSATPNTQKKKTIAQAEAGLWKLLEQLKTTAPSAEELERVRAQVIAGLVYERDSITSQATAIGQLETVGLSWKLMDTELADLESVTPQDIQNAAKKYFTRERLSVAHVLPMETTHE, from the coding sequence ATGAATGCTCTAGCCCGCCGCGCTGCTGGCCTGCTGCTCAGCGCAGTCTGCCTGCCCCTTTCGGCCCTGGCGGCCGACCCGCAACCGACCCATGAATTCACCCTCGACAACGGCCTCAAGGTCGTCGTGCGCGAAGACCATCGTGCGCCTGTCGTCGTTTCGCAGATCTGGTACAAGGTCGGCTCCAGCTACGAAACCCCGGGCCAGACCGGTTTGTCCCACGCGCTCGAACACATGATGTTCAAGGGCAGCGAAAAAGTCGGCCCCGGCGAAGCCTCGCTGATCCTGCGCGACCTCGGCGCCGAAGAGAATGCCTTCACCAGCGACGACTTCACCGCTTACTACCAGGTGCTGGCCCGCGATCGCCTCGGCGTGGCCTTTGAGCTGGAAGCGGACCGCATGGCCAACCTGCGCCTGCCCGCCGACGAGTTCGCCAAGGAAATCGAAGTCATCAAGGAAGAGCGCCGCCTGCGCACCGATGACAAGCCGATGTCCAAAGCCTACGAGCGCTACAAGGCCATGGCCTACCCGGCCAGCGGTTACCACACGCCGACCATCGGCTGGATGGCGGATCTGGAACGCATGAAAGTCGAAGAACTGCGCCACTGGTACCAGTCCTGGTACGCGCCGAACAACGCCACGCTGGTAGTGGTCGGTGACGTTACTCCGGACGAGGTGAAAACCCTCGCCCAGCGCTACTTCGGCCCCGTCGCCAAACGCGAGGTACCACCGGCGAAAAAACCGCTGGAACTGGCCGAGCCCGGCGAACGCCAGATCACCCTGCGCGTGCAAACCCAATTGCCCAGCCTGATGCTCGGCTTCAACGTGCCAAGCATTGCCACGGCTGAAGACAAGCGTTCGGTCAACGCCCTGCGCCTGATCTCCGCGCTGCTCGACGGCGGCTACAGCGGACGCATTCCGACGCAACTGGAACGCGGTGAAGAATTGGTCTCCGGCGGTTCGTCGGACTACGACGCCTACACCCGTGGCGACAGCCTGTTCACCCTGTCGGCGACGCCGAACACGCAGAAGAAAAAGACCATCGCTCAGGCTGAAGCCGGTTTGTGGAAACTGCTCGAGCAGCTGAAGACCACCGCACCGTCTGCCGAAGAGCTGGAACGCGTGCGCGCACAGGTCATCGCCGGGCTGGTCTATGAGCGTGATTCGATCACCAGCCAGGCCACCGCCATCGGTCAACTGGAAACAGTCGGGCTGTCATGGAAGCTGATGGACACCGAACTGGCCGATTTGGAAAGCGTGACTCCGCAAGACATCCAGAACGCCGCGAAAAAGTATTTCACCCGCGAACGTCTCAGCGTCGCCCACGTCCTGCCAATGGAGACGACTCATGAGTGA
- a CDS encoding M16 family metallopeptidase — protein sequence MSERKTPRLMLLGLIAVAVIGSAAVYLSPGADSHASEALDNAKSSQKLQSLAELDGKAPASRKLDVQTWNTAEGAKVLFVEAHELPMFDMRLIFAAGSSQDGNVPGLAVLTNAMLNEGIAGKDVGAIAQGFEGLGADFGNGAFKDMALASLRSLSAPEQREPALKLFAEVVGKPTFPADSFARIKNQLLAGFEYQKQNPGKLASLELMKRLYGEHPYAHSSDGNPQSVPKITVAQLREFHAKAYAAGNAVIALVGDLSRADAEAIANQVSSALPKGPALAKIAAPQEPKASVNHIEFPSKQTNLMLAQLGIDRDDPDYAALSLGNQILGGGGFGTRLMSEVREKRGLTYGVYSAFSPMQARGPFMINLQTRAEMSEGTLKLVQDVLADYLKTGPTQKELDDAKRELAGSFPLSTASNADIVGQLGAMGFYNLPLSYLDDFMRQSQSLTVEQVRDALNKHLSTEKMVIVTAGPTVPQKPLPAPSDKPAEQPLGVPEH from the coding sequence ATGAGTGAGCGCAAAACCCCACGCCTGATGCTGCTCGGCCTGATTGCTGTCGCGGTGATCGGTTCGGCGGCGGTCTATCTGTCACCTGGCGCCGACAGCCACGCCAGCGAAGCACTGGATAACGCCAAGTCCAGCCAGAAACTGCAATCGCTGGCCGAACTCGACGGCAAGGCCCCGGCCAGCCGCAAGCTCGATGTGCAGACCTGGAACACCGCCGAAGGCGCGAAAGTGCTGTTTGTCGAAGCCCATGAGCTGCCGATGTTCGACATGCGCCTGATCTTCGCCGCCGGCAGCAGTCAGGACGGCAACGTGCCCGGCCTCGCGGTGCTGACCAACGCCATGCTCAACGAAGGCATCGCTGGCAAAGACGTCGGCGCTATTGCCCAGGGTTTTGAGGGCCTTGGGGCCGACTTCGGCAACGGTGCGTTCAAGGACATGGCGCTGGCCTCGCTGCGCAGCCTGAGCGCACCCGAGCAGCGTGAGCCGGCGCTGAAGCTGTTCGCCGAAGTGGTCGGCAAACCGACCTTTCCCGCCGACTCCTTCGCGCGCATCAAGAACCAGTTGCTCGCCGGTTTCGAATACCAGAAACAGAACCCCGGCAAACTCGCCAGCCTCGAGCTGATGAAGCGTCTGTACGGCGAGCATCCATACGCGCATTCCAGCGATGGCAATCCGCAAAGCGTGCCGAAGATCACCGTCGCGCAATTGCGCGAGTTTCACGCCAAGGCCTATGCCGCCGGCAATGCGGTGATTGCGCTGGTCGGCGATCTGTCGCGAGCCGACGCCGAGGCCATCGCCAATCAGGTCTCCTCTGCCCTGCCCAAAGGCCCGGCACTGGCGAAGATCGCTGCGCCGCAGGAACCAAAGGCCAGCGTCAACCACATCGAGTTTCCGTCGAAACAGACCAACCTGATGCTCGCGCAACTGGGCATCGATCGTGACGATCCGGATTACGCTGCGTTGTCGCTGGGCAACCAGATCCTCGGTGGCGGCGGGTTCGGCACGCGGCTGATGAGCGAAGTGCGCGAGAAGCGTGGCCTGACCTACGGCGTGTATTCGGCGTTCAGCCCGATGCAGGCCCGTGGCCCGTTCATGATCAACCTGCAGACGCGCGCCGAGATGAGCGAAGGCACCCTGAAACTGGTGCAGGACGTGCTCGCCGACTACCTGAAAACCGGGCCGACACAAAAAGAACTCGACGATGCCAAGCGCGAACTGGCCGGCAGCTTCCCGCTGTCCACCGCGAGCAACGCCGACATCGTTGGCCAGCTCGGCGCCATGGGCTTCTATAATCTGCCGCTGAGCTATCTGGACGACTTCATGCGTCAATCGCAGAGCCTGACTGTGGAGCAGGTCCGTGATGCGCTGAACAAACACCTGAGTACGGAGAAAATGGTCATCGTCACCGCTGGCCCGACCGTGCCGCAAAAGCCGTTACCGGCCCCATCTGATAAACCTGCCGAGCAACCGCTCGGGGTCCCGGAGCATTAA
- the rsmD gene encoding 16S rRNA (guanine(966)-N(2))-methyltransferase RsmD, producing the protein MATRSPKKPVQNVHNGVNQLRIIGGQWRSRKLSFPDAPGLRPTPDRVRETLFNWLAPYVEGAKVLDPFAGSGALFLEALSRGAATAQALDASNVAVSSLKEHLGTLRCSNGQVQTADALRYLETQTATPFDLVFLDPPFNQNLLPAVCTLLEERQWLAADSWIYTESETAPSTLGLPGNWRLHREQKSGRVYYALWQRTADIAG; encoded by the coding sequence ATGGCGACTCGATCACCGAAAAAACCTGTGCAAAACGTGCACAACGGCGTGAACCAACTGCGCATCATTGGTGGCCAGTGGCGTAGCCGCAAACTAAGCTTTCCTGACGCGCCGGGCCTGCGCCCGACCCCGGATCGTGTGCGCGAAACCCTGTTCAACTGGCTCGCGCCGTACGTCGAAGGGGCGAAAGTGCTCGACCCGTTCGCCGGCAGCGGCGCGTTGTTTCTGGAAGCGCTGTCCCGCGGCGCGGCCACGGCCCAGGCGCTGGACGCCAGCAACGTTGCGGTATCGAGCCTGAAAGAACACCTCGGCACCCTGCGCTGCAGCAACGGTCAGGTACAAACCGCCGATGCGCTGCGCTACCTGGAAACCCAGACCGCAACGCCGTTCGATCTGGTATTCCTCGACCCGCCGTTCAATCAAAACCTGCTGCCAGCGGTTTGTACTTTGCTGGAAGAGCGCCAATGGCTGGCGGCCGATTCGTGGATCTACACTGAAAGCGAAACCGCGCCGTCGACGTTGGGCCTGCCGGGCAACTGGCGCCTGCATCGCGAACAGAAATCCGGTCGCGTGTACTACGCGTTATGGCAGCGCACGGCGGACATCGCCGGCTGA
- a CDS encoding hydrolase — MPPSPERFIPAFGLGNPHLQTLWGPLWRKTVHIERERERLWLEDGDFLDLDWHGPHSAEAPLVLVLHGLTGSSNSPYVAGIQKALADQGWASVALNWRGCSGEPNLLPRSYHSGASEDLAEAIQHLRAKRPLAPLYAVGYSLGGNVLLKHLGETGSQSGVLGAVAVSVPFRLDQCADRIGQGFSRVYQAHFMREMVAYIKNKQRQFQHDGREDGLAKLAALGSLENMRTFWDFDGRVTAPLHGFNDAEDYYRRASSRYYLGEIRTPTLIIQAADDPFVFPHSLPQADELSACTQFELQTRGGHVGFVDGSLRRPGYYLERRIPQWLAATSQ; from the coding sequence GTGCCCCCTTCGCCAGAACGCTTCATCCCCGCCTTCGGCCTCGGCAATCCTCATCTGCAAACCTTGTGGGGTCCGCTGTGGCGCAAAACCGTGCACATCGAGCGCGAGCGCGAACGCCTGTGGCTCGAGGACGGCGACTTCCTCGATCTCGACTGGCACGGCCCGCACAGCGCCGAGGCGCCGCTGGTGCTGGTGCTGCACGGGCTGACGGGTTCTTCCAATTCACCCTATGTGGCGGGCATCCAAAAGGCTTTGGCCGACCAGGGCTGGGCCAGCGTCGCACTGAACTGGCGTGGTTGTTCCGGCGAGCCGAATCTGCTGCCGCGCAGCTACCACTCCGGCGCCAGCGAAGACCTTGCCGAAGCCATCCAGCACCTGCGCGCGAAACGTCCGTTGGCACCGTTGTATGCGGTCGGCTATTCCCTGGGCGGCAACGTGCTGCTCAAACACCTCGGCGAAACCGGCAGCCAGAGCGGCGTGCTCGGCGCAGTGGCAGTGTCGGTACCGTTCAGGCTGGATCAGTGCGCGGACCGCATCGGCCAGGGATTCTCGCGGGTCTATCAGGCGCACTTCATGCGCGAGATGGTCGCCTACATCAAGAACAAGCAGCGCCAGTTCCAACATGACGGGCGCGAAGACGGCCTGGCGAAACTGGCCGCACTCGGCTCGTTGGAGAACATGCGCACGTTCTGGGATTTCGATGGCCGGGTCACCGCGCCACTGCATGGTTTCAATGATGCCGAGGATTACTACCGCCGCGCTTCCAGCCGCTACTACCTTGGCGAGATCCGCACGCCGACGCTGATCATTCAGGCAGCGGACGATCCGTTCGTATTTCCCCACAGCCTGCCGCAAGCCGATGAGTTGTCAGCCTGCACCCAGTTCGAATTGCAGACGCGGGGCGGTCATGTCGGCTTCGTCGACGGCTCGCTGCGCCGGCCCGGGTATTACCTGGAGCGGCGCATACCGCAATGGCTCGCTGCAACCAGTCAGTGA